One Nostoc punctiforme PCC 73102 DNA window includes the following coding sequences:
- a CDS encoding helix-turn-helix domain-containing protein, translated as MIPTSSQQTYTDLLIQYQPKPIKTEEEYNRALTAVEGMMSGELAEAETALFELLVLLIENYEEHHYSMGKSKPVATLESLMHEFDVELTSLVEIFGSVKIVKEVVNGQRKVTQSEAKSLAKFFNEHYSGLSLTDLDFGQREN; from the coding sequence ATGATCCCTACTTCTAGTCAACAAACCTATACTGATTTACTGATTCAGTATCAGCCTAAACCAATTAAAACAGAAGAGGAGTATAACAGAGCCTTAACAGCAGTAGAGGGGATGATGTCTGGTGAGTTAGCAGAGGCTGAAACTGCGCTTTTTGAGTTGCTGGTTCTTCTGATTGAAAATTACGAGGAACATCATTACTCGATGGGTAAATCAAAACCTGTGGCTACTTTAGAATCCCTGATGCATGAGTTTGATGTAGAACTAACTTCTTTAGTCGAAATTTTTGGTTCTGTTAAGATTGTTAAGGAAGTGGTTAATGGTCAACGGAAAGTTACCCAATCTGAAGCTAAGTCCCTAGCTAAGTTTTTTAATGAGCATTATTCTGGGCTTTCCCTAACGGATCTTGACTTTGGGCAGCGAGAAAATTGA